The Salvelinus namaycush isolate Seneca chromosome 8, SaNama_1.0, whole genome shotgun sequence genome has a segment encoding these proteins:
- the LOC120052996 gene encoding zinc finger protein 25-like — protein MGEQGDWLEANRGDWVDILDSQIQIGAAKGPGDNLTGQARTSGDIAEVSGWDIVFNSGLRNNTVNQEQTVEHKTTTKLEHKITSRFGLHDNRLAATRTKHRFGLRGRGVVRMRQERTDTDSTSDAPSCSYSCDSERLMAPQVNPLTGAAFSLPSIGSINWNMDPATTQTLPGLHPPHTLQMLNQTSDNASALNGDTSPLTKDSSCNYISRSGEKEKHFPCSFCGKAFSFPKQLEIHQRMHTGEKPFGCHLCRVSFSQLSNLKRHQRVHTGEKPYSCPQCHMRFTQAGSLKRHLKVHTGERLFACTHCGKRFSERSYLRIHQQKNHSTL, from the exons atgggggagcaag GTGATTGGCTGGAGGCTAACAGAGGAGACTGGGTGGACATCTTGGATTCCCAGATCCAGATCGGTGCAGCCAAAGGCCCAGGGGACAACCTCACTGGGCAGGCCAGGACCAGCGGCGACATAGCGGAGGTCAGTGGATGGGACATTGTCTTCAACTCTGGGCTGCGGaacaacactgtcaaccaggAACAGACAGTCGAACACAAAACAACAACCAAACTGGAACACAAAATAACATCCAGATTTGGTCTCCATGACAACAGATTGGCTGCGACCAGGACGAAGCATAGATTTGGTCTGCGGGGACGAGGAGTTGTCCGTATGCGgcaggagagaacagacacagactcAACTAGCGATGCTCCGTCCTgctcctatagttgtgattcagagagactgatggcgcctcaggttaaccccctaacaggtgctgccttcagcctgccttctataggatctatcaactggaacatggaccctgcgacaacacagacactccctggccttcatcctcctcacactctccAAATGTTAAACCAGACCTCAGACAATGCCAGTGCACTAAATGGCGACACAAGCCCATTGACAAAGGACAGTAGTTGTAACTATATCAGCAGATCCGGTGAAAAAGAGAAGCACTTCCCATGTTCTTTCTGTGGGAAAGCCTTCAGTTTCCCCAAACAgttggagatccaccagaggatgCACACGGGGGAGAAACCTTTCGGCTGCCATCTTTGCCGGGTGAGTTTCTCTCAGTTGTCCAACCTGAAAAGGCACCaaagggtccacacaggggagaaaccctacagctgcccccagtgtcacatgcgcttcACCCAAGCTGGCAGCCTGAAGAggcacctgaaggtccacacgggaGAACGGCTGTTCGCCTGTACGCACtgcgggaagaggttctcagagaggagctatctcaggatacaccagcagaaaaaccATTCCACTCTATAA